Proteins encoded within one genomic window of bacterium:
- a CDS encoding MBL fold metallo-hydrolase — translation MEWRELSPGIHACLRPEAGANLGLVGSPAGWLLIDTTFCAMELLGVLDARGVCLGDLNLAVNTHFHADHTWGNQLVHSRILGHERCAALMREMLAGPWSAEAREAWLAEMAAGDPAGAQRYCERLDDLRVTPPTETFAGEKQFSFDGRRVELIHLGGHTPDLAVVWLPDDGVLFASDLLFLGRYPFLTHAEVPVWIRALGRLRGLEPQVVVPGHGLIADAAALDAQRRYLEETWERCAEHRARGRELPAILADPEFPRLPDDPEGKRHALNIRTMHEQQRGADTWTARA, via the coding sequence ATGGAGTGGAGGGAGCTGAGCCCGGGCATCCACGCCTGCCTCCGGCCCGAGGCGGGCGCCAACCTCGGCCTCGTCGGCAGTCCCGCCGGCTGGCTCCTCATCGACACCACCTTCTGCGCGATGGAGCTGCTGGGCGTCCTCGACGCCCGCGGCGTCTGCCTGGGCGACCTCAACCTCGCCGTCAACACGCACTTCCACGCCGACCACACCTGGGGCAATCAGCTCGTACACTCGCGGATACTTGGGCACGAGCGCTGCGCCGCGCTGATGCGCGAGATGCTCGCGGGGCCCTGGTCGGCGGAGGCGCGCGAGGCCTGGCTCGCGGAGATGGCGGCCGGCGACCCCGCAGGCGCCCAGCGCTACTGCGAGCGGCTCGACGACCTGCGCGTGACGCCGCCCACGGAGACCTTCGCCGGCGAGAAGCAGTTCAGCTTCGACGGCCGCCGCGTCGAGCTGATCCACCTGGGCGGGCACACGCCGGACCTCGCCGTCGTCTGGCTGCCGGATGACGGCGTGCTCTTCGCCTCGGACCTGCTCTTCCTCGGCCGCTACCCCTTCCTGACCCACGCGGAAGTGCCGGTCTGGATCCGCGCCCTCGGGCGCCTGCGGGGACTCGAGCCGCAGGTGGTCGTGCCCGGGCACGGCCTCATCGCGGACGCCGCGGCCCTGGACGCGCAGCGCCGCTACCTGGAGGAGACCTGGGAGCGCTGCGCCGAACACCGCGCGCGTGGCCGAGAGTTGCCGGCGATCCTGGCGGACCCGGAGTTCCCGCGCCTGCCGGACGACCCCGAGGGCAAGCGCCACGCCCTCAACATCCGCACGATGCACGAGCAGCAGCGCGGCGCGGACACCTGGACCGCGAGGGCCTAG